The following proteins are encoded in a genomic region of Diabrotica virgifera virgifera chromosome 1, PGI_DIABVI_V3a:
- the LOC126878756 gene encoding uncharacterized protein LOC126878756, with protein sequence MIKEIVKQSDNLLLTIKRLRKIIFDKFTSIDAKVWLKRLNAHIYKCNNLIKAKKLPVGTARKLQSNVGHFKHFRRIILNFNRHVGLGLNSKLRNRVKWENVASSFASRIKTGVIINLYHKDVGPFLDDAFAVFRQKVKTLLKSNRVLKVNTTLWGEFIKKTGDSESLDLMHFSTKNVIIDSYSTDLHIWFSENVKDKIFKKMSEFAEKDSGAALSKVISLEVNINKVEIGNGSSYIKLPEQIQKRRACINIKNYDQNCFYWAIISSLYPAKIHKELTSSYPYYSTALKTEDLEAPMPLSHITKFEKINTISVNVYALELNQVKEKQFYEVVPARLTQNKLDRHVNLLLIQDKYFPKLNDYDAPPSDDENIEIKYHYCWIKDMSRLVSSQLSKNTNKKYICDRCMNYFSSGNKLAEHEEFCRDINKCKMTVPKYDHVAFRNFTYKQTTPFIIYADFECQLHNFTDSNVKLSKTTKYQKHVPYSAGYYFKCAYDDSLSYFRSYRGENCMEWFAKEMAEISKFVNSKIKSIVPMVTKPSTSEATACHICEKRFLATDIIVVDHDHFTGEIRGFAHQACNLNFRKVFVVPVAFHNFSGYDSHFMIIDLCKHGHLSLLPINKEKYISFTLHSDEHKIRLRFIDTMRFMGTSLDELASLLDTSEKKILKQEFYSLDDNAFNLLTCKGVFCYDYVDSLGKLEETSLPTISHFYNKLCDEHISEQKYAHAQKVWSTFECKNLGEYSDLYLKTDILLLADVFEQFRQKCRDTYHLDPAWYYTIPGYTWDCMLRYTKCRLELLKDVDMILFIEKGIRGGISVCSNRFSEANNNYMSTYDPTQPSKYIMYLDVNNLYGWAMSEYLPFGGFKWIEDVTKFGVASKSTKLPKGHIDIMSIPNAAKEGYFYQVDLEYPRELHDKHKDFPFAAEHRIPPGSKLPKLLPTLFNKSKYIIHYRNLKQALSNGLILTKIHKVLKFNQSAWLRPYIELNTNLRAASKSSFEKNLYKMMNNGVFGKTMENIRRHRTVKICKNWNGRYGAKNLIASIRFHSRTIFSENLVAIELTKSVVCFNKPLYIGAAILDISKLCMYDFHYSFMLPTMGEENCMLLYMDTDSFIYELQCLDAYKEVLKAHNCKFDTSDYSENNPYMIERLNKKIPGLMKDEANGKIITHFIGLRSKMYTFKLQTTDEERENERERLKLKLNKEQIDCGIQNLGITKKAKGVKYNVVKNIITFEDFENCLKEYKIKSTNQRCIRSYQHSVFSIEQTKTALSPYDDKRYLIPESFKTLPWGHCDIP encoded by the coding sequence atgatTAAGGAAATAGTTAAGCAGTCGGATAATCTATTATTAACTATTAAAAGACTACgcaaaataatttttgataaatttactTCAATTGATGCTAAAGTGTGGTTAAAGCGATTAAATGCACACATTTACAAatgtaataatttaattaaagctAAAAAATTACCTGTAGGAACTGCTAGAAAATTACAGTCAAACGTaggacattttaaacattttcgaagaataattttaaattttaatagacATGTTGGTCTAGGACTTAATTCAAAATTACGTAATAGGGTAAAATGGGAAAATGTCGCTTCAAGTTTTGCAAGCCGGATTAAGACAGgggttataataaatttatatcataAGGATGTAGGACCGTTTTTGGATGATGCTTTTGCGGTATTTAGACAAAAAGTTAAAACTCTTTTGAAATCTAATAGAGTACTTAAAGTCAACACTACTTTGTGGGGGGAATTTATTAAAAAGACAGGTGACAGTGAGAGTTTAGATTTGATGCATTTTAGCACTAAAAATGTCATTATAGATAGTTATTCAACCGATTTACACATTTGGTTTAGCGAAAATGTCAaagataaaatttttaaaaaaatgtctgaGTTTGCAGAAAAAGATTCAGGTGCCGCTCTCTCTAAAGTAATCTCATTAGAAGTTAACATCAATAAAGTCGAAATTGGGAACGGATCATCGTACATTAAACTTCCTGAGCAAATTCAAAAGCGTCGAGCAtgtataaatatcaaaaattacgatcaaaattgcttttattgggcgattattagctctctttatccagctAAAATACACAAAGAACTTACATCATCATATCCATATTACAGTACTGCGTTGAAAACGGAGGACTTGGAAGCTCCAATGCCTTTAAGTCATattacaaaatttgaaaaaataaatactatatcagtgaatgtttatgctttggaattaaatcaagttaaggaaAAACAATTTTACGAGGTAGTACCTGCTAGACTTACACAAAACAAGcttgatagacatgtaaatttgcTTCTAattcaggataaatattttcCAAAGTTAAATGATTACGACGCTCCTCCTAGTGACGatgaaaatattgaaataaaatatcattattgCTGGATTAAAGATATGTCTAGGTTGGTAAGTTCTCAGTTAAGCAagaacacaaataaaaaatatatttgtgatCGCTGCATGAATTATTTTTCCAGCGGGAATAAACTTGCGGAGCACGAAGAGTTCTGCAGAGACATAAACAAATGTAAAATGACTGTTCCCAAATACGATCATGTTGCTTTTAGAAATTTCACATACAAACAAACCACTCCCTTTATTATATATGCtgattttgaatgtcagttacaTAATTTTACAGATTCTAATGTAAAACTGAGCAAAACAACAAAATACCAAAAGCATGTACCTTATAGTGCAGGCTATTACTTTAAATGTGCTTACGATGACAGCTTATCATATTTTCGAAGCTACAGAGGTGAAAATTGCATGGAGTGGTTTGCAAAAGAAATGGCTGAAATATCCAAATTTGTCAATTCTAAAATAAAATCAATTGTACCTATGGTTACAAAGCCTAGTACAAGTGAGGCAACTGCCTGTCATATTTGTGAGAAACGCTTTTTAGCTACAGATATAATTGTGGTAGATCATGATCATTTTACCGGAGAGATAAGAGGATTTGCACACCAAGCATGCAATTTAAACTTCAGAAAGGTGTTTGTTGTGCCAGTAGCCTTTCATAATTTTAGTGGATATGACTCACATTTCATGATTATCGATTTATGCAAACATGGGCACCTGAGCTTACTTcctattaataaagaaaaatatatttcttttactCTACATTCAGATGAGCATAAAATTAGACTAAGATTTATCGATACTATGAGATTTATGGGAACTTCACTCGATGAATTAGCATCACTTTTAGATACTTCAGAGAAGAAGATTTTAAAACAAGAATTTTACAGTTTAGATGATAATGCATTTAACTTATTAACTTGCAAAGGAGTATTTTGCTATGATTATGTTGATAGTTTGGGAAAATTAGAGGAAACTTCTTTACCTACAATTagtcatttttataataaattatgtgATGAACATATTAGCGAACAGAAGTATGCTCATGCGCAGAaagtttggtctacatttgaatGTAAAAATTTGGGAGAGTATAGCGATTTGTACTTAAAAACAGATATTTTGCTTCTGGCTGATGTATTTGAACAATTTAGACAAAAATGTAGGGATACGTACCATTTAGATCCTGCGTGGTATTATACCATACCAGGTTATACATGGGACTGTATGCTAAGGTATACAAAATGTAGATTAGAGTTATTAAAAGATGTGGATATgattttgtttattgaaaaaggCATAAGAGGCGGAATATCTGTGTGTAGTAACCGATTTTCGGAAGCTAACAATAACTACATGTCAACATATGACCCCACACAGCCCTCTAAGTACATCATGTATTTAGATGTAAATAATCTATATGGTTGGGCTATGAGTGAATATTTACCTTTTGGAGGATTTAAGTGGATTGAAGATGTAACCAAATTTGGTGTTGCATCTAAATCCACTAAACTTCCCAAGGGTCATATTGATATTATGTCAATTCCGAATGCTGCGAAGGAGGGCTATTTCTATCAAGTTGACTTAGAGTATCCACGTGAATTACACGACAAACATAAAGATTTTCCATTTGCTGCCGAACACCGCATTCCTCCCGGTTCAAAACTACCAAAATTATTGCCAACTCTTTTTAATAAGTCaaaatatattattcattatagAAATTTAAAGCAGGCTTTATCCAACGGATTAATTTTAACTAAAATACATAAAGTTTTGAAATTTAATCAATCTGCATGGCTGCGACCCTATATTGAGTTAAATACTAACTTACGGGCTGCATCTaagagcagttttgagaaaaatctcTATAAAATGATGAACAATGGTGTGTTCGGTAAGACCATGGAGAATATAAGGAGGCATAGaactgtaaaaatatgtaaaaattggaATGGAAGGTATGGAGCCAAAAACTTGATTGCAAGTATTCGGTTTCACAGTCGTACTATCTTTAGTGAAAACCTAGTGGCCATCGAACTAACCAAATCAGTGGTGTGCTTTAATAAACCTTTGTATATAGGTGCAGCAATCCTAGACATatcaaaattatgtatgtatgattTTCATTACTCCTTCATGCTTCCAACGATGGGAGAAGAAAATTGTATGTTATTGTACATGGATACAGATAGCTTTATATATGAATTACAGTGTTTAGATGCATATAAGGAGGTTTTAAAGGCACACAACTGTAAATTCGATACATCTGACTATTCGGAAAATAACCCGTACATGATAGaacggttaaataaaaaaatccccGGTCTAATGAAGGATGAAGCTAATGGAAAAATTATTACACATTTTATTGGTCTAAGATCAAAAATGTATACATTTAAATTACAAACAACTGATGAAGAGAGAGAAAATGAGAGAGAACGTTTAAAACTGAAACTAAACAAGGAACAAATTGATTGTGGTATTCAAAATTTAGGTATAACCAAAAAAGCAAAAGGTGTAAAATATAATGTAGTCAAAAATATAATCAcatttgaagattttgaaaattGTTTAAAAGAATACAAAATTAAAAGCACAAACCAAAGGTGTATTCGGTCATATCAACATTCAGTATTCAGCATAGAGCAAACAAAAACGGCCCTAAGTCCTTATGATGATAAACGATATTTAATACCAGAATCCTTTAAGACGCTTCCCTGGGGGCATTGTGATATACCttaa
- the LOC126891714 gene encoding uncharacterized protein LOC126891714 has translation MSKRQYIRRGVQQQEPQPHIFDLYQKPLFDNTIRKEEFRTYTPYIKSFNNSDVVEFIINQSDAFFGIHETLLEIKGSIEKVGDGVVSLAPNAGAFLFDTCTYTQSSHDMEIVRDPGVVSTIRSLLCYTPEDSKFLSTAGWNYPNNPHISGDNFSLLIPIKHIFNIFNDYNKLTYGRQVFRFVRARNDRDCILVKEPNATTTTTVSLTVSSMELKVKHVFPNDDMKIGLMTPIKNNVPITIPFRKWELNELPSLTSGSRREIWSVKTTSSVERPRYVIVAFQTSKRDDIHADPTLFDHIRMSSVRLVINGEYWPNERMQLDFAKNDYAIAHYNYTEFFPSYTLSSTKHPILDYAAFKKYALFVFDCSKQDDTSFRSGTVDVKLEIEADEGFPAGTRAYCLIVHDSLLEYFPLTEVIKNII, from the coding sequence ATGTCAAAACGTCAATACATTCGACGGGGGGTTCAACAGCAGGAGCCTCAACCTCATATTTTCGATCTTTACCAAAAACCTCTGTTCGATAATACTATTAGAAAAGAAGAATTTCGGACATATACACCATACATCAAATCATTTAATAATAGTGACGTTGTCGAATTTATCATAAATCAATCAGATGCATTTTTTGGGATACACGAAACGCTGTTGGAAATTAAAGGAAGTATAGAGAAAGTAGGTGATGGCGTGGTTTCTCTTGCACCGAATGCTGGAGCTTTCTTGTTTGATACATGTACGTATACCCAAAGTTCACATGATATGGAAATAGTTAGAGACCCAGGTGTAGTTAGCACTATTCGcagtttgttatgttatactcCTGAAGATTCCAAGTTTCTCAGTACTGCAGGATGGAACTATCCGAATAATCCACATATATCGGGAGACAACTTTAGTCTACTGATTCCGATAAAACATATATTCAACATTTTCAACGACTACAATAAATTAACCTATGGCCGTCAAGTGTTTCGATTTGTTCGAGCACGCAATGATAGAGACTGTATTCTAGTGAAAGAACCTAATGCTACAACAACAACAACAGTATCTTTAACTGTTTCCAGCATGGAACTCAAGGTCAAGCATGTCTTTCCCAATGATGATATGAAAATTGGATTAATGACTCCGATTAAGAATAATGTGCCGATAACTATACCTTTCCGTAAATGGGAGCTCAATGAACTACCTTCACTTACGTCAGGATCTCGACGCGAGATATGGAGTGTAAAGACAACTTCATCTGTTGAACGCCCACGCTATGTCATTGTGGCTTTTCAAACTTCTAAACGAGATGACATACACGCTGATCCAACGTTATTTGATCACATTAGAATGTCCAGCGTGCGATTGGTTATTAATGGAGAATACTGGCCTAACGAGAGAATGCAATTGGATTTTGCAAAAAATGACTATGCTATAGCTCACTATAACTATACGGAATTCTTTCCTAGTTATACTCTTTCCTCAACAAAACATCCCATCTTAGATTATGCTGCTTTCAAGAAATATGCCTTATTTGTTTTTGACTGTTCCAAGCAGGATGATACGTCATTCAGATCAGGAACCGTTGATGTTAAACTGGAAATCGAAGCAGATGAAGGTTTTCCGGCAGGCACTCGAGCCTACTGTTTAATTGTTCACGACAGCCTACTCGAATACTTTCCTCTAACAGAagttatcaaaaatattatttaa